A genomic segment from Klebsiella africana encodes:
- the hisL gene encoding his operon leader peptide → MNRVQFKHHHHHHHPD, encoded by the coding sequence ATGAACCGCGTTCAATTTAAACACCACCATCATCACCATCATCCTGACTAG
- a CDS encoding SDR family oxidoreductase: MKKVAIVGLGWLGMPLALSLTARGWQVTGSKTTQDGVEAARMCGIDSYPLRLEPQLVCDTEDLDALMNVDALVITLPARRTGAGEGFYLQAVQEIVDTALAHHIPRIVFTSSTSVYGNVNGTVKENSPRLPQTASGQVLKELEDWLHNLPGTSVDILRLAGLVGPSRHPGRFFAGKSAPDGQHVVNLVHLQDVVAAIELLLQAPKGGHIYNLCAPRHPARGLFYPQMARELGLPPPVFSDSPDGGQGKIVDGNRICNELGFEYQYPDPLVMPME; this comes from the coding sequence ATGAAAAAGGTCGCGATAGTCGGTTTGGGATGGCTGGGGATGCCGCTGGCGCTGTCGTTGACGGCGCGAGGCTGGCAGGTCACCGGCAGTAAAACTACGCAGGATGGCGTGGAGGCGGCGCGGATGTGCGGGATCGACAGCTATCCGCTGCGCCTGGAGCCGCAGCTGGTCTGTGATACCGAGGACCTCGACGCGCTGATGAACGTCGATGCGCTGGTAATCACCCTGCCGGCCCGGCGTACCGGGGCAGGGGAAGGGTTTTATCTGCAGGCGGTGCAGGAGATTGTCGATACCGCGCTGGCGCACCATATTCCACGGATCGTCTTCACCAGTTCCACCTCGGTGTATGGCAACGTCAACGGCACGGTGAAAGAGAACTCCCCGCGTCTGCCGCAAACCGCCAGTGGGCAGGTGCTCAAGGAGCTGGAGGACTGGTTGCACAACCTGCCCGGGACGTCGGTGGATATTTTGCGCCTGGCCGGGCTGGTGGGGCCTTCCCGTCATCCGGGACGTTTTTTTGCCGGTAAGTCGGCGCCGGATGGCCAGCACGTGGTCAATCTGGTGCATTTGCAGGATGTGGTGGCCGCTATCGAACTGCTGTTGCAGGCTCCGAAGGGCGGGCACATCTATAATCTATGTGCGCCCCGTCATCCGGCGCGCGGCCTCTTTTATCCGCAGATGGCCCGCGAGCTGGGGCTGCCGCCGCCGGTGTTTAGCGACAGTCCGGACGGCGGTCAGGGCAAGATTGTGGATGGCAATCGTATCTGCAATGAGCTGGGGTTTGAGTACCAGTACCCCGATCCGCTGGTAATGCCGATGGAGTGA
- the hisG gene encoding ATP phosphoribosyltransferase translates to MLDNSRLRIAIQKSGRLSEDSRELLSRCGIKVNLHTQRLIALAENMPIDILRVRDDDIPGLVMDGVVDLGIIGENVLEEELLSRRAQGEDPRYFTLRRLDFGGCRLSLATPVDEAWNGPAALDGKRIATSYPHLLKRYLDQKGISFKSCLLNGSVEVAPRAGLADAICDLVSTGATLEANGLREVEVIYRSKACLIQRDGEMADAKQQLIDRLLTRIQGVIQARESKYIMMHAPTERLEEVVALLPGAERPTILPLAGDKQRVAMHMVSSETLFWETMEKLKALGASSILVLPIEKMME, encoded by the coding sequence ATGTTAGACAACAGCCGTTTACGCATAGCTATTCAGAAATCAGGCCGTTTAAGCGAAGATTCACGCGAATTACTCAGCCGCTGCGGCATTAAAGTCAATTTGCACACCCAGCGTCTGATTGCGCTGGCGGAAAATATGCCAATCGACATTCTGCGCGTGCGTGATGACGATATCCCGGGCCTGGTGATGGACGGTGTTGTCGACCTCGGCATTATCGGCGAAAACGTGCTGGAAGAAGAGCTGCTCAGCCGCCGCGCCCAGGGCGAAGACCCGCGCTACTTCACCCTGCGCCGTCTCGACTTCGGTGGCTGCCGCCTGTCGCTGGCGACCCCGGTGGATGAGGCCTGGAATGGCCCGGCGGCGCTTGACGGCAAACGCATCGCCACCTCTTATCCGCACCTGCTGAAGCGCTACCTCGATCAAAAAGGCATCTCCTTTAAGTCCTGCCTGCTGAACGGCTCCGTGGAAGTGGCACCGCGCGCCGGCCTCGCCGACGCCATCTGCGACCTCGTCTCCACCGGCGCCACTCTGGAAGCCAACGGCCTGCGCGAAGTGGAAGTGATCTACCGCTCCAAAGCCTGCCTGATCCAGCGCGACGGCGAAATGGCCGACGCCAAACAGCAGCTGATTGACCGCCTGCTGACCCGTATTCAGGGCGTGATCCAGGCCCGCGAGTCGAAATACATCATGATGCACGCCCCGACCGAACGCCTGGAAGAAGTGGTGGCCCTGCTGCCGGGCGCCGAGCGGCCGACTATTCTGCCGCTGGCAGGCGACAAGCAGCGCGTGGCGATGCACATGGTCAGCAGCGAAACCCTGTTCTGGGAGACCATGGAAAAACTGAAGGCGCTGGGCGCCAGCTCCATTCTGGTGCTGCCGATTGAGAAGATGATGGAGTAA